GACGGAAGCGGCAGAAGCTGCCAAAATATTAGGTGTAGCAGTGAGAGAAAACCTTAAACTCCGCGACGGATTCTTCCAAAATGACGAATCCAACCAGTTGGAAGTCATTAAGGCAATCCGAAAATATCAACCTGATATCGTGATTACGAATGCTTTAGATGATCGCCACCCTGATCATGGCAGAGCTAGTAAATTGGTGAATGACTCCATTTTTCTCGCCGGTCTACGTCGTATCGAGACCACAGTCCATGGGGCAGAGCAGGAGCCCTTCCGCCCAAGACTACAATTACAATTGATCCAAGATAAATATATTACTCCCGATATCTTAATCGATATTACCGATTATTGGGACATCAAAGAGCGTTCAATATTAGCCTACACCACGCAATTTAACGCTGGAAGCGACGATTCTGAACCACAGACCTATATCTCTAATCCTGATTTTATGTCTTCAACGCGTGCGAGAGCACAAGAGCTAGGTAGATCCATTCAAGTCAAATATGCCGAAGGATTTACAGCGAGAAGATTATTGGGGGTAAAGGATTTGTTTAATCTGATTTAGATAATAGACATTAGACATTAGACATTAGATTTTAGACGCCTGTATGGCGTCTTTTTTTTGTGGGGAATTTTCATTGCGTGTTGGATTAGAGAAAGGGAAGTTTGTTTTGAACCTTTGGTTTAAACAGAGAGTAATTGATGAATAAATACTTAATAGAAGATGTAAGGTATTACCTAACGGAAGCGTTAGGATGAATAAGGCAGGTTGAACATTATTTTGAAGTAGTCAACGAGGACTTTTCCTGGTATCTGTGCCTACCTTATTCATTGCCTAAGGCCAAACTAGAATAGTTTTATTATCAAAGGTACTTCAAAGGTACTAGGTAACGGGCAATTTTTCAATCATTTACATTAAAAAGTTTAGATCATGAAAAAAGATCGTATTACCTTAGGTGTCGACGTGTCTAAGAAGACATTGGACATCTGCCATTGGGGCACACATGATTTCATTAAGATCGAGAACAACAGTTCGGGATTTAAGCAATTGGCAAAGTGGATGCGAGGGAAAGGTTTTGTATCAAGCCAAGTCTTCTTTATCATGGAATATACTGGTGGATATGAATACAGATTCCTGCAGTATTGCGAGTCAAAAGGTCTTTCGTATACACGCAAATCTGGTCTAGAGATCAAGAAGTCGATGGGCATGGTCCGTGGCAAGAGCGATAAGCAAGACTCCTTTAGGATTGCCCAGTATGGGGAAGAAAAGGCTTATATGCTCGAACCAAGCGGTAAATTGAATTCTACAATATTTGATCTTAAGCAGCTGATCTCCTTTCGTAAACGTCTAGTGAGAGAGATGGCCGGTTACAAAGCGAGCAGCTCTGAGCGCAAGGCGATGTACGGGAAAGACGCAGGGAAGGCGATCCTGAAGGTCAGTAAAACAATGATAGATGTTTATAAGAAAGAGATCTACAGAGTAGAACGAGAAATCTTACAGCTCATCGAAAGCGATGAATCGCTCAACAGGAACTATCAGATCCTCAAAAGCGTCAAAGGGATAGGCCCGGTCAATGCCTGGATGACGATCGTTTATACGGAGAATTTCAAGGCTTTTACCGATCCCCGAAAATACGCTGTCTATGCCGGTGTGATACCATTTGAGCACACTTCCGGGACCAGTATTCGCGGTCGAAAGCGAGTCTCGCATATGGCCAACAAGGCCATCAAGCAGGAGTTGAACCAAGCGGCAAAGATTGCCATTACACATGACAAGACGCTCCGAGAATATGCGCAACGGAAGCTCACAACCAAAGCTTACCCGTTGGTCTTGAACAATGTGAAATTCAAGCTGATTCTGATCATGTTTTCCTTGATCGGACGACAGGAGATGTATCGGGAAGATTATCATTATGCAGCGTGATAGAAAAAATATTAAAGAAAATTTGCATATGTCAAAAACCTAGAATACCAGGAAAGGAAGGATGCAAGGATTGGCAGGATCTTGTTTATCCTTGCATCCTTCCTTTCCTGGTTAAGACGAACGTCTAAGCAATCCTCCATCCTTTTATCCTTCCTTTCCTGGTTCAAACGAACGTTAAATTTTTCCCAAAATATCGTCCCTTTCTTCAAAAACAAAAAAGACACCGTGCGGGCGTCTAAAATCTAATATCTCACATCTAATATCTAAAAAACAAAAAAGGTCATTTCTCTCGAAATGACCTTTTCTGTTTTTTGAAGTAAGATTACTCAGCAACTACTTCGAAAGGTACTTGAACTTTAACTTCTTTGTGTAAGTTTAAGTTTGCAATGTACTCACCTAAGTTTTTAGGCTCAGTTTCGAAAGTAATACGACGGCGATCTACATCAAATCCTT
The DNA window shown above is from Sphingobacterium hotanense and carries:
- the bshB1 gene encoding bacillithiol biosynthesis deacetylase BshB1, which translates into the protein MKLDLLVMTVHPDDAELGAGGVIAKYVAEGKSVGIIDLTQGELGTRGTAETRATEAAEAAKILGVAVRENLKLRDGFFQNDESNQLEVIKAIRKYQPDIVITNALDDRHPDHGRASKLVNDSIFLAGLRRIETTVHGAEQEPFRPRLQLQLIQDKYITPDILIDITDYWDIKERSILAYTTQFNAGSDDSEPQTYISNPDFMSSTRARAQELGRSIQVKYAEGFTARRLLGVKDLFNLI
- a CDS encoding transposase, with product MKKDRITLGVDVSKKTLDICHWGTHDFIKIENNSSGFKQLAKWMRGKGFVSSQVFFIMEYTGGYEYRFLQYCESKGLSYTRKSGLEIKKSMGMVRGKSDKQDSFRIAQYGEEKAYMLEPSGKLNSTIFDLKQLISFRKRLVREMAGYKASSSERKAMYGKDAGKAILKVSKTMIDVYKKEIYRVEREILQLIESDESLNRNYQILKSVKGIGPVNAWMTIVYTENFKAFTDPRKYAVYAGVIPFEHTSGTSIRGRKRVSHMANKAIKQELNQAAKIAITHDKTLREYAQRKLTTKAYPLVLNNVKFKLILIMFSLIGRQEMYREDYHYAA